One Hyphomicrobium album genomic window carries:
- a CDS encoding STN domain-containing protein, with protein sequence MFAQALGAWLCRRMLACVTCVAALHLATGSPFAYQPSTRTISFDIPSQPLAQALEDYVAATGLEVFYDSDLASGRRSTAVAGHLAADVALRVLLEGTDLTALYATNAFSVVPAAPVGPGGEGLVSHPSYLALIQRRIEQAFCRRAVTMPGSYRLAVRFRIGMEGEVLQPELLSTSGSADRDGAIAAVLGGVHIGSGPPSGMPQPIVMLVKPLPPSQTGDCLADDHRASVRP encoded by the coding sequence CGCAAGCCCTGGGTGCTTGGTTGTGCCGCCGTATGCTCGCTTGCGTGACGTGCGTCGCAGCGCTCCACTTGGCAACGGGCAGTCCGTTCGCATATCAACCGAGCACGCGCACGATTTCCTTCGACATTCCAAGCCAGCCCCTCGCGCAGGCCCTTGAGGACTACGTCGCGGCGACGGGGTTGGAGGTGTTCTATGACAGCGACTTGGCCTCCGGGCGCCGGTCCACGGCCGTTGCTGGCCATCTCGCGGCGGATGTTGCGCTGCGCGTCTTGCTGGAGGGCACCGACCTAACCGCACTCTATGCGACGAACGCCTTTTCCGTCGTGCCCGCTGCGCCAGTGGGTCCGGGAGGCGAGGGGCTGGTCAGTCATCCTTCGTATCTGGCTCTCATCCAGCGGCGCATCGAGCAGGCCTTCTGCCGTCGTGCCGTGACTATGCCGGGGAGCTACCGCCTCGCCGTGAGATTCCGCATCGGTATGGAGGGAGAGGTTCTGCAGCCAGAGTTGTTGAGCACGAGCGGCAGCGCAGATCGCGACGGCGCGATCGCTGCAGTGCTCGGCGGCGTTCATATTGGCAGCGGGCCGCCGTCAGGGATGCCGCAGCCCATAGTCATGCTGGTCAAGCCGCTTCCTCCGAGCCAGACAGGCGATTGCCTAGCCGATGATCATCGCGCATCGGTTCGACCATGA
- a CDS encoding RNA polymerase sigma factor, producing MTETTWATLRQLLVDRYDDLRRHLARRLESEELARETLHETWLRLDRTGEVASIKSPTGYLLRTALNIAVDRRRADSRLARPAEIAAVLEVADPASDPAAQAEGRMEIAALELALQELTPRRRAILLASRLDGTTLRQIAAELGISQRLVEMELKHALDHCAQRLGRKVVRLFGPRSPETS from the coding sequence ATGACCGAGACGACCTGGGCCACGTTGCGTCAACTGCTGGTCGATCGCTACGATGATCTCCGCAGGCATCTGGCACGCCGGTTGGAGTCGGAGGAGCTCGCCCGCGAAACCCTGCACGAGACTTGGCTGCGTCTCGATCGAACGGGTGAGGTCGCATCGATCAAGAGCCCAACGGGCTATCTTCTGCGGACGGCTCTCAATATCGCCGTCGATCGCAGACGCGCTGATAGCCGCCTGGCGCGCCCCGCCGAGATCGCAGCAGTGCTGGAGGTCGCCGATCCGGCGTCCGATCCTGCCGCACAGGCCGAGGGCCGCATGGAGATCGCAGCTCTCGAGCTAGCGCTCCAGGAGCTGACGCCTCGCCGGCGCGCGATCCTCCTCGCGTCACGTCTGGACGGAACTACCCTACGCCAGATTGCCGCGGAGCTGGGGATCTCGCAGCGTCTCGTAGAGATGGAACTGAAGCATGCCCTCGACCACTGCGCCCAACGCCTTGGTCGCAAAGTGGTTAGACTTTTCGGTCCGCGCTCTCCGGAAACGTCCTAG